A window of the Parambassis ranga chromosome 17, fParRan2.1, whole genome shotgun sequence genome harbors these coding sequences:
- the arhgap21b gene encoding rho GTPase-activating protein 21 isoform X3, which produces MAQATDSVGQVCRGPTAPSDHGYRKEITVPPSPPPPPSYPKSQMAVCMRNDSVRTVVVPSNKAHMGHMGPTHRIDFMDPVFVRGRPGSLAQYPHPRKADVYPSGPAMVPYGGQAPHYPGNHQNIDWRTYQTYREYIDNKGIHSHGSRTIQERLDNLRSSNQANFASHHIPRGDWGPKGIRRRSTSHERSYQGPPPHFQIAPRSASQDRMSSAEKMSHARNWPPQSISQDGLVHKARARSTDYVDPTELARPIERRGIYGRTDQGTRPSRQSIPRHAMLYRPSAGYSGGIRGEPNPSLYSKGPDALQTRSSPMLSDRPSHFAKSTSIEHSFADQRVSVKGNHAGHINQQGQRMRAETMQPTEAGRDAALVGHRSSSCSTAKEIPLRPGILKPPHVDSQSQVNGQSPTEMGVVLREKPPSGKNPSPLRHPSYILAVNDDGADSTADVAACWLPNDARREIHIRRLEERHTSCSSNLDESLDSIPFIDEPVSPSVDREAAPIPPSAVISVAPSIATEVSSPGSPCPPIRRQLSHDQESLRSALLESDTASKTERSKSYDEGLDNYQEEGRGRSSSKHMPSFRGLRKALDGHKSSGDSGSRRDSSADIFANSSKEGFLNFRQLSTDKNKRVTGGMRSWKQMYTVLQGHTLTLYKDRKDALSHSSMQSDEDPLRISITACLIDISYSDTRRKNVLRLTTSDCEYLFQAEGRDDMLSWIAVIQENSNPDEENAAVTSQDLISRKIKEYNMMSAPSSRSEPSPKTSRQSLSIKQAFLGSKDGKMYSPHSPKAGEDRRTLKDESSPPRDRGTWKIGIAGIMRKPFEKKTPAGITFGVRLDDCPPAQTNRFVPLIVEVCCGVVEERGLEYTGIYRVPGNNAAISSMQEELNSKGMTDIDIQEDKWRDLNVISSLLKSFFRKLPEPLFTNEKYAEFIEANRTEDSVERLKELKRLICELPDHHYETLKFLCAHLKRVSENCEKNKMEPRNLAIVFGPTLVRTSEDNMTNMVNHMPDQCKIVENLIQQFDWFFTDDGDEDPVTSAEHESTVQSQPVPNIDHLLSNIGRTAASPGEVSDSACSDSSKSKQGLWGSGKDQCSKEMLRSSFFANRKRKKPKDKAQPSSSDDDLDPVFTKEELPEENQQQPLWSPGSRTEGSEVQANETCENDKNLNSSEDQLDSSIRKESLSSSLMSQHSLSLPPEHISSTLQHDSPYASPPHSPNLSYRMAHQSSLSDPPSNYDDTVSDLGTMNSTSSQASVPRVRRGRMVALEVCPSGPGAEVCSITSDYSTTSSMTFLTGAEFSTLSPEVQSVSESRGGEDADDERSELISEGRPMETDSESDLSVFTVGKADQHELQEAPRPLASHRLIECDTLSRKKAAQQKTDSESSLDARSDKDSNRLSRVLGSVKGRSTGSLSSSSRSELDKTEPAWKLKITDRLKVRLRMSVDDMFGVGSQRCRSPEGRSKKKNIRRRHTMGGQRDFAELSVLGDWPQQVDIGSRSGLSAVDRLKPKCSSQDFSIREWIARERHRTSNPEVSLDLSEQSGGLCSATSQNLGGASCSEHRPAEALNGDIPQSKNLSLSATAHPHKLTSSQVVHSRFYQYL; this is translated from the exons ATGGCCCAGGCAACAGACTCAGTGGGGCAGGTCTGCCGAGGGCCTACAGCACCTTCGGATCATGGGTACCGCAAGGAGATAACTGTGcccccatctcctcctcctcctccatcataccCTAAAAGCCAAATGGCAGTGTGCATGCGTAACGACAGCGTGAGGACAGTGGTGGTTCCTTCTAACAAAGCTCATATGGGGCACATGGGTCCAACACACAGGATAGATTTCATGGACCCTGTCTTTGTCAGAGGGAGGCCTGGGTCTCTGGCCCAGTATCCCCACCCACGAAAGGCTGATGTCTATCCCAGTGGGCCAGCAATGGTTCCATATGGTGGTCAAGCACCTCACTACCCAGGCAACCACCAAAATATTGATTGGCGCACTTACCAAACATACAGGGAGTACATTGACAACAAAGGAATCCATTCCCACGGTAGTCGGACTATCCAGGAGAGGCTGGACAATTTGCGGTCTTCCAATCAGGCCAACTTTGCTTCTCATCACATTCCCCGGGGAGACTGGGGCCCTAAGGGGATACGGCGGAGGAGCACCTCCCATGAGCGGTCATACCAAGGACCTCCACCCCACTTTCAGATTGCCCCACGCAGTGCCTCACAGGATCGCATGAGCAGTGCAGAGAAGATGAGCCATGCTAGGAACTGGCCCCCTCAAAGCATTTCCCAAGATGGTCTAGTTCACAAAGCCCGGGCACGCTCTACAGACTATGTGGACCCTACGGAGCTGGCTCGGCCCATTGAGAGAAGAGGAATCTATGGAAGGACAGACCAAGGTACGAGGCCCAGCAGACAGTCTATCCCTAGACACGCCATGCTCTACAGGCCTTCAGCTGGATACAGTGGTGGCATACGAGGAGAGCCAAACCCTTCTCTGTACTCTAAAGGACCAGATGCTCTTCAGACCCGCTCCTCTCCCATGCTCTCTGACAGACCCTCACATTTTGCAAAGAGCACAAGTATTGAACATTCTTTTGCCGACCAAAGAGTTTCTGTCAAAGGAAACCATGCAGGCCACATTAACCAACAAGGCCAGAGGATGAGGGCAGAAACCATGCAACCCACTGAGGCAGGCAGAGATGCAGCATTGGTTGGACATAGGTCTTCTTCATGCTCTACTGCAAAAGAGATACCTTTGAGGCCTGGCATCCTCAAGCCACCCCATGTAGATTCCCAGAGTCAGGTCAATGGGCAAAGCCCCACAGAGATGGGGGTGGTTCTAAGAGAGAAGCCTCCCTCTGGAAAGAACCCCAGCCCACTGCGACACCCCTCTTACATCCTAGCTGTAAATGATGATGGAGCAGACTCTACAGCAGATGTTGCGGCATGCTGGCTTCCCAATGATGCACGACGAGAGATACACATCCGTCGCCTTGAGGAACGTCACACCTCCTGCTCCAGCAACTTGGATGAGTCTCTGGACTCCATTCCATTCATTG ACGAGCCTGTCAGCCCCAGTGTTGACCGTGAAGCAGCTCCGattcctccctctgctgtgaTATCTGTTGCACCATCCATAGCTACAGAGGTTTCCAGTCCAGGCTCACCATGCCCTCCAATTCGTCGTCAGCTGTCACATGACCAAG AGTCGCTGCGAAGTGCTTTGCTGGAGTCAGACACAGCCAGCAAAACGGAGCGGTCTAAGTCATATGATGAGGGTCTGGACAACTACCAGGAGGAGGGCAGAGG GAGGTCTTCCAGCAAACACATGCCCAGCTTTAGAGGTCTAAGAAAG GCTCTGGATGGGCATAAATCATCTGGGGATTCTGGATCTAGAAGGGACTCCTCTGCAGATATCTTCGCTAATTCTTCCAAAGAAGGGTTCCTGAACTTTAGGCAACTTAGTACAGATAAGAATAAG CGTGTCACTGGGGGAATGAGATCATGGAAGCAAATGTATACTGTTTTACAAGGTCACACCCTGACCCTTTACAAAGACAGGAAGGATGCACTGTCTCATTCTTCGATGCAATCCGATGAGGACCCACTGCGAATTAGCATCACGGCCTGTCTGATTGACATCTCCTACAGCGACACAAGACGCAAGAATGTGCTGCGGTTAACTACATCAGACTGCGAGTATCTTTTTCAGGCCGAGGGGAGGGACGACATGCTGTCTTGGATTGCAGTCATTCAGGAAAACAGTAACCCCGATGAAGAG AATGCTGCTGTAACAAGCCAGGACCTGATAAGTAGAAAAATCAAAGAATACAACATGATGAG TGCacccagcagcaggtcagaacCCTCCCCCAAAACCTCCCGTCAGTCCCTCAGCATCAAACAGGCCTTCCTGGGAAGCAAAGATGGCAAAATGTACAGTCCTCATTCTCCCAAAGCAGGCGAGGATCGGAGAACGCTGAAAG ATGAGTCAAGTCCACCACGGGACAGAGGCACATGGAAAATCGGCATTGCAGGGATCATGAGGAAGCCTTTTGAAAAAAAGACTCCAGCTGGCATTACATTTGGTGTACGACTTGATGATTGTCCACCTGCACAAACTAACAGG TTTGTTCCTCTCATCGTGGAGGTGTGCTGTGGGGTTGTGGAGGAGCGAGGTCTGGAGTACACAGGAATCTACAGGGTCCCCGGGAACAACGCTGCCATCTCCAGCATGCAGGAGGAACTCAACAGCAAAGGCATGACTGACATTGACATCCAGGAAGAT aaatGGCGGGACCTTAATGTCATCAGCAGTTTGTTAAAGTCCTTCTTCCGAAAACTTCCAGAACCTCTGTTTACAAATG AAAAGTATGCTGAATTTATTGAAGCAAACAGAACAGAAGATTCAGTGGAACGATTAAAGGAGCTCAAGAGGCTG ATCTGTGAATTACCTGATCATCACTACGAAACTCTGAAATTCCTTTGTGCTCACCTGAAGAGGGTTTCTGAAAACTGTGAAAAGAACAAG ATGGAGCCTCGTAACCTGGCGATCGTGTTTGGTCCTACGCTGGTCAGAACCTCTGAGGACAACATGACCAACATGGTCAACCACATGCCAGACCAGTGCAAGATAGTGGAGAACCTGATCCAGCAGTTCGACTGGTTCTTCACTGATGATGGGGACGAGGACCCTGTT ACATCAGCTGAGCATGAAAGCACAGTGCAGTCTCAGCCTGTGCCCAATATCGACCACCTGCTCTCCAACATTGGCCGTACAGCAGCCTCGCCGGGTGAAGTCTCGG attCAGCATGTAGTGACTCCTCCAAATCAAAG CAGGGCTTGTGGGGGTCTGGGAAGGATCAGTGTAGCAAAGAGATGCTGCGCTCTTCCTTCTTTGCCAACCGCAAACGTAAGAAGCCTAAGGACAAAGCTCAGCCCAGCAGTTCAGATGATGACCTGGACCCCGTGTTCACTAAGGAGGAGCTCCCAGAGGAGAACCAGCAGCAACCTCTGTGGTCCCCAGGCAGCCGGACTGAGGGGAGTGAGGTGCAGGCGAACGAAACCTGTGAGAATGACAAAAACCTGAACAGCTCGGAGGATCAGTTGGACAGCTCTATAAGGAAGGAGTCTCTGTCTAGCAGCCTGATGTCTCAgcactctctctccctgcctcctgAACACATATCCTCCACCCTTCAACATGATTCCCCCTATGCCTCACCTCCCCACTCGCCAAACCTCAGTTACCGCATGGCACACCAGTCCTCTCTGTCAGACCCGCCCTCCAACTATGACGACACGGTGTCTGACCTCGGTACAATGAACAGCACCAGCTCTCAGGCGTCGGTGCCCAGAGTGAGGCGTGGCAGGATGGTGGCACTAGAAGTGTGTCCGAGTGGGCCCGGAGCAGAGGTTTGTTCCATCACCTCAGACTACTCCACCACATCTTCCATGACTTTTCTGACTGGAGCTGAGTTTAGCACTCTCAGTCCTGAAGTGCAGTCAGTGTCCGAGAGCAGAGGCGGAGAGGATGCAGATGACGAGAGAAGTGAGCTCATCAGCGAAGGAAGGCCAATGGAGACGGACAGCGAGAGCGACCTGTCAGTGTTCACTGTTGGAAAAGCTGATCAGCATGAGCTGCAGGAGGCTCCTCGCCCCCTTGCCTCACACAGACTCATTGAGTGTGATACACTCTCCAGAAAGAAAGCTGCCCAGCAGAAAACTGACAGCGAGTCCTCACTGGATGCTCGCAGCGATAAAGATTCCAACAGATTGTCGCGTGTTCTGGGGTCAGTTAAAGGTAGATCTACCGGAAGCCTCAGCTCCTCATCCCGCAGCGAGCTGGATAAGACGGAGCCTGCCTGGAAGCTGAAGATCACTGACCGGCTGAAGGTGCGCCTGAGAATGTCTGTGGACGACATGTTTGGTGTGGGCAGTCAAAGGTGTCGGTCCCCAGAGGGCCGCAGTAAGAAGAAGAACATCAGACGCAGACACACCATGGGTGGTCAGAGAGACTTTGCAGAGCTGTCAGTTCTGGGTGACTGGCCGCAGCAGGTGGACATTGGTTCGCGGTCTGGGCTGTCAGCAGTGGATCGGCTGAAACCCAAGTGCAGCTCTCAAGACTTCTCCATTAGGGAATGGATTGCCCGCGAGCGCCACCGCACCAGCAATCCCGAGGTCAGCCTGGATCTCTCTGAGCAGTCGGGAGGTCTGTGCAGTGCAACCTCCCAGAACCTCGGAGGGGCATCCTGCTCTGAACATCGTCCAGCTGAGGCACTAAACGGCGACATCCCCCAGAGTAAAAACCTGAGTCTTTCGGCCACCGCTCACCCACATAAACTCACCAGTTCCCAGGTGGTCCATTCACGCTTCTATCAGTACCTGtga